Proteins encoded together in one Chryseobacterium taklimakanense window:
- a CDS encoding DUF6146 family protein, translating to MKKAFYLLALLAVFTISCTPQKPNPENQTVMKPEKNDDGEWDIDVIDSQYDYFLNAIAKPMSMYTESYLKTRNQFLVSEWNSYYYSGRYRNVIESAIDYDPNENYGLKFEYKLYQVFAYVHWKYGLRMQGLSATDRR from the coding sequence ATGAAAAAGGCATTTTACCTGTTAGCGCTTCTGGCAGTCTTTACCATAAGCTGCACGCCGCAAAAACCAAATCCGGAAAATCAGACCGTAATGAAACCGGAGAAAAATGATGACGGCGAGTGGGATATTGATGTGATCGACTCTCAATATGATTATTTCCTGAACGCCATTGCCAAACCGATGAGCATGTACACCGAATCTTACCTGAAAACCAGAAATCAGTTTTTGGTGAGCGAATGGAATTCTTACTACTACAGCGGCCGCTATCGGAATGTTATCGAATCAGCGATTGATTATGATCCCAATGAAAATTATGGTTTAAAGTTCGAGTACAAACTTTACCAGGTTTTCGCCTACGTGCACTGGAAATACGGCTTACGAATGCAGGGCTTAAGTGCGACAGACCGGCGATGA
- a CDS encoding aminotransferase class V-fold PLP-dependent enzyme, producing the protein MFNLQYIRSQFPILQQQINGKPLVYFDNAATSQKPVSVIESWTKYYETLNANVHRGIHTLSQLATEEMELSRRKIQKFINAKHDYEVIFTRGTTESINLLAYALTQEIKAGDEIIISHLEHHSNIVPWQMLCERTGAKLKVIPMDENGILQLDFLDKHLNEKTKIVSVNHVSNALGILNPIEEIISKTRKNSGAFIVIDGAQSAPHFAIDVQRMDCDFFAFSGHKMYAPMGVGILYGKEDILRKIQPFHGGGEMIATCSFDGTTYADLPFKFEAGTPNVGGNIALGAAVDFIESIGHENIQNHENALLEYAQKKLLEIENLKIYGEKAKRTGVVSFTLEGAGIASDAGMILDKMGIAVRTGHHCTQPIMDYYKIAGTVRASFAVYNTFEEIDALAEGVKKAQRMLS; encoded by the coding sequence ATGTTCAATTTACAGTACATCCGGTCACAATTCCCGATTCTTCAGCAGCAGATCAATGGCAAACCATTGGTTTACTTTGATAATGCTGCCACTTCGCAAAAGCCTGTTTCGGTGATTGAAAGCTGGACCAAATATTACGAAACCCTCAATGCCAACGTCCACCGTGGCATCCACACTTTAAGCCAGTTGGCTACTGAGGAAATGGAGCTTTCACGGAGGAAAATTCAGAAGTTCATCAATGCTAAGCATGATTACGAGGTGATTTTCACCAGAGGAACGACGGAAAGCATCAATCTTCTGGCTTACGCTTTAACCCAAGAAATAAAAGCCGGCGACGAAATCATTATTTCTCATCTGGAACACCATTCCAACATCGTTCCCTGGCAAATGCTGTGCGAAAGGACCGGCGCAAAGCTGAAGGTGATCCCAATGGATGAAAACGGCATCCTTCAACTCGATTTTTTAGATAAACATTTAAACGAAAAAACAAAAATTGTCTCCGTAAACCACGTTTCCAATGCATTGGGAATCTTAAACCCAATCGAAGAAATCATTTCAAAAACAAGAAAAAATTCAGGTGCCTTTATTGTGATCGACGGCGCCCAGTCAGCACCTCATTTCGCAATAGATGTGCAGAGGATGGACTGCGATTTCTTCGCCTTTTCAGGACACAAAATGTACGCGCCTATGGGTGTCGGAATTCTTTACGGCAAAGAAGATATCCTGAGGAAAATTCAGCCTTTCCATGGTGGCGGCGAGATGATCGCGACCTGCTCCTTTGACGGCACAACTTATGCTGACCTCCCTTTTAAATTTGAAGCCGGCACACCTAATGTTGGCGGCAATATTGCTCTGGGAGCAGCTGTAGATTTTATTGAAAGCATCGGTCACGAAAATATTCAAAACCATGAAAATGCCCTTCTGGAGTACGCTCAAAAAAAACTCCTGGAAATAGAAAATCTAAAAATCTATGGTGAGAAAGCAAAACGCACTGGTGTGGTTTCCTTCACATTAGAAGGTGCGGGAATTGCTTCAGATGCGGGGATGATCCTGGATAAAATGGGGATTGCAGTAAGAACAGGGCACCACTGCACTCAGCCGATTATGGATTATTATAAAATTGCCGGAACGGTACGTGCAAGTTTTGCGGTTTATAATACTTTCGAAGAGATCGATGCTTTGGCCGAGGGCGTAAAAAAAGCCCAGCGAATGCTGAGCTGA
- a CDS encoding TonB-dependent receptor, whose translation MIKKLSLISLFTLLPASFYYAQTTVYAYVKDAQGNPVERADVDLVQSSDDVTADKIGYFQFVNLQPGQYQIIVSKAGLESKTVDFAVTEGEKRKDLGVISLIPAATTSDLGVIVIDDAAADDDGSSMQPTVGLLSSGRDAFQNVAAFELGAYWFRPRGVDNRYEDVLFNGVSMSKNDDGRIDFSNWGGLNDVTRYPQENVDNITPSENAFGNLGGLVYYNTRASNYRKGTSLAYSFTNRSYRHRAMATYSTGMLPSGWAFTFSGSRRWAEEGVIDGTYQDSYAYFGSIEKKFSDRFSMNLTAFGAPTYRASNSPNTQEAYDIMGKNYNSYWGWQDGEKRNSRIRKTFEPIFMLQTYNKIGKASNWNNTFSYQQGSDARSRLDWFHGADPNPTYYRKLPSFGNYTEDEFVTNSQIDWLGLYQQNYGVAAAKNYMGISYGKDAAGNDIEGRRAIYTLVDDVNEDKTYNFVSHFDTKLSDTWKLNLNFNYQKLNSDNFRRIKDLLGADFALNLDAFGADNRFNLDSEDVKVYEGQRTQYSYELFRDSYVFNASTEIDFPKWNLMASAFGGYSESQRNGHYRNHFYQDNSKGESAVYDAFDAGLKARVTYKINGKNFIVYNGTLFSLAPTLNEIFINPRVSDYVTPGVDNQIINSNELSYIVRGQVLKLRLSGYWTDISNATEISRYFAELDDSGQGDRFTTEVLAGTEKRYKGIELGADIKLSPTFNIIAVGSYGDYTYQNNPDVYISTDDEKYARGAEYYGKANIKGYKIAGTPQKAASLGFRYNSPKFWWFGASANYLADQYLDFSVLNRTPNFYTNPLTGDNYLPITDSQTKIEIPGATEENVAALLKQTKFEDQFMINANAGKTFQFGKYRVGASISVNNILNNRDYVTGGFEQGRKSNFREAYLESQRETPLFGPKLWYDRGTTFFANVYFRF comes from the coding sequence ATGATAAAAAAATTATCACTAATCTCACTTTTTACTTTGCTTCCGGCATCGTTTTACTACGCGCAGACTACTGTCTATGCTTACGTAAAAGACGCACAGGGAAACCCTGTAGAGAGAGCTGACGTAGATTTAGTACAGTCATCCGATGATGTTACAGCAGACAAGATCGGGTATTTCCAATTTGTAAACCTGCAGCCGGGGCAATATCAGATCATTGTTTCCAAAGCCGGTTTAGAAAGCAAGACCGTAGATTTTGCTGTAACAGAAGGCGAGAAAAGAAAGGATTTGGGTGTGATCAGCCTTATTCCAGCTGCTACAACTTCAGATCTGGGCGTTATTGTAATTGACGATGCCGCGGCAGACGATGACGGCAGCTCCATGCAGCCGACGGTTGGCCTCTTAAGCTCCGGCAGAGACGCCTTCCAAAATGTAGCAGCATTTGAATTGGGAGCTTACTGGTTCAGGCCCAGAGGCGTTGACAACAGATATGAAGATGTTTTGTTCAATGGGGTGTCGATGTCTAAAAATGATGACGGCCGTATAGATTTCAGCAACTGGGGCGGCCTAAACGACGTTACCAGATATCCACAGGAAAACGTTGACAATATCACGCCATCCGAAAATGCTTTCGGTAATCTGGGCGGTTTGGTTTATTACAATACCAGAGCTTCCAATTACAGAAAAGGAACTTCATTAGCTTACTCCTTTACAAACAGAAGTTACAGACACAGAGCGATGGCGACCTATTCTACAGGGATGTTGCCGAGCGGCTGGGCGTTTACTTTTTCTGGAAGCCGCAGATGGGCAGAAGAGGGCGTAATTGATGGAACATATCAGGATTCTTACGCATATTTCGGTTCTATTGAGAAAAAGTTCAGCGACAGGTTTTCTATGAACCTTACCGCATTTGGTGCGCCCACTTACAGAGCATCAAACAGCCCGAATACTCAGGAAGCATATGATATCATGGGTAAAAACTACAACTCATACTGGGGTTGGCAAGACGGTGAAAAACGAAATTCCAGAATCCGGAAAACGTTCGAGCCGATCTTTATGCTTCAGACTTATAACAAAATTGGAAAAGCCAGCAACTGGAACAATACATTTTCTTACCAGCAGGGAAGCGACGCCAGAAGCCGCTTAGACTGGTTTCATGGCGCCGATCCCAACCCAACTTATTACAGAAAATTACCAAGCTTCGGAAATTATACTGAAGATGAGTTTGTAACCAACAGCCAGATCGACTGGCTGGGACTATACCAGCAAAACTACGGCGTTGCTGCTGCAAAAAATTATATGGGAATAAGCTACGGCAAAGATGCTGCAGGAAATGACATTGAAGGTAGAAGAGCCATTTACACCCTTGTAGACGACGTGAATGAAGACAAAACCTACAACTTCGTCTCTCATTTTGATACCAAGCTGAGCGATACCTGGAAGCTGAACCTCAACTTTAATTATCAAAAATTAAATTCTGATAATTTCAGAAGGATTAAAGACCTTTTGGGTGCAGACTTCGCGCTTAATCTTGATGCGTTCGGGGCAGACAACAGATTCAACCTGGACAGCGAAGATGTGAAGGTGTACGAAGGACAAAGAACCCAGTACTCTTACGAACTTTTCCGCGACAGCTACGTTTTCAATGCGTCTACAGAAATTGATTTTCCAAAATGGAATTTGATGGCTTCCGCTTTCGGTGGCTATTCAGAATCTCAGAGAAACGGGCATTACAGGAATCATTTCTATCAGGACAATTCCAAAGGGGAAAGTGCAGTGTATGACGCCTTCGATGCCGGACTAAAAGCCAGAGTAACTTATAAGATCAACGGTAAAAACTTTATCGTGTACAACGGAACTTTATTCAGCCTGGCACCGACGCTTAATGAAATTTTCATCAACCCAAGAGTAAGCGATTATGTAACACCTGGCGTAGACAATCAGATTATCAATTCAAACGAATTAAGCTATATTGTAAGAGGGCAGGTTCTTAAATTGAGGCTTTCCGGATATTGGACCGACATCAGCAATGCTACCGAAATTTCAAGGTATTTTGCCGAGCTTGACGATTCGGGACAAGGCGACAGATTCACCACTGAAGTATTGGCAGGAACTGAAAAAAGATACAAGGGCATAGAACTTGGTGCGGATATCAAATTATCACCAACCTTCAATATCATCGCTGTCGGCAGTTACGGGGATTATACTTACCAAAACAATCCTGATGTTTACATCAGTACCGACGACGAAAAATATGCCAGAGGTGCGGAATACTACGGGAAAGCCAATATCAAAGGCTATAAAATTGCCGGCACCCCACAGAAAGCAGCTTCGTTAGGCTTCAGATATAACAGTCCGAAATTCTGGTGGTTTGGAGCCTCTGCGAATTATCTTGCAGACCAATATCTTGATTTCTCCGTTCTTAACAGAACGCCTAACTTCTACACCAATCCATTAACAGGGGACAATTATCTTCCGATTACGGACTCCCAGACAAAGATTGAAATTCCTGGTGCAACTGAAGAAAATGTGGCTGCGCTGCTGAAGCAGACCAAATTTGAAGATCAGTTTATGATTAACGCCAACGCAGGTAAAACATTCCAGTTTGGCAAATACAGGGTGGGAGCCAGCATCAGCGTTAATAATATCCTGAACAACAGAGATTATGTTACCGGCGGATTCGAGCAGGGCAGAAAATCAAATTTCCGCGAAGCCTATCTTGAAAGCCAGAGAGAAACCCCGCTTTTCGGGCCAAAACTTTGGTACGACAGGGGAACAACCTTCTTTGCAAATGTTTACTTTAGATTTTAA
- a CDS encoding endonuclease/exonuclease/phosphatase family protein, whose protein sequence is MKRLFIFATLLSFGFIFCQKQVQRATVAFLNVENVWDTIPSADYIDGTLPLNNPRFHRSVPIDSLKYLPVTEDYKGVWSDSLLIGKKVIRHQILADEFTPKSPKNYNTKVFNQKLNNITKVISELGRQYTNNAPVIVGLIEVENRQVVEAIVKHPTLAKYDYGIVHYNSYDARGIDVAIIYQKKRFVPTKTYKKEVVNFDDEGKRSYTRDILVAEGLLDGEKIAVFMNHWPSRSGGEARSMARRNAAAAVLKKEMDRLRKEDPSVKLFAMGDFNDHPVSPSLKKHLGAVGDPKELSDSSPYYNLMTKLYKAGVASLAYRDAPNLFDQIIVSKNLVSDKISDKYSIFKAEIYAPPYMITREGQWKGYPFRSWSGDVYTGGYSDHFPAVAVVQREFVKK, encoded by the coding sequence ATGAAAAGACTGTTTATCTTTGCCACTCTTTTAAGCTTTGGTTTTATATTCTGTCAAAAGCAGGTGCAGCGGGCAACTGTAGCCTTTTTAAATGTTGAAAACGTTTGGGATACCATCCCGTCAGCGGATTATATCGACGGAACTTTACCGCTCAATAACCCGAGGTTTCACCGGAGTGTACCAATCGATTCTTTAAAGTATCTTCCCGTAACTGAAGATTATAAAGGTGTTTGGAGCGATTCTCTACTTATCGGTAAAAAAGTAATCAGGCATCAGATCCTCGCCGACGAATTCACTCCAAAAAGCCCTAAGAATTACAATACCAAAGTTTTTAATCAGAAACTGAACAATATTACAAAAGTAATTTCAGAGCTTGGTAGGCAGTACACGAATAACGCTCCTGTAATTGTCGGACTTATTGAAGTGGAAAACAGGCAGGTTGTGGAAGCGATTGTAAAACATCCCACCCTTGCAAAATACGATTATGGGATCGTTCATTATAATTCTTATGATGCCAGAGGAATTGATGTCGCAATCATCTACCAAAAGAAAAGATTTGTACCCACGAAAACTTATAAAAAAGAAGTTGTAAACTTTGATGATGAGGGCAAAAGGTCATACACCAGAGATATTTTGGTGGCAGAAGGCCTTTTGGATGGTGAGAAAATCGCTGTATTCATGAATCACTGGCCGTCCAGAAGTGGTGGTGAAGCAAGATCGATGGCGAGGAGAAATGCTGCGGCTGCAGTTTTGAAAAAAGAAATGGATAGGCTGAGAAAAGAAGATCCTTCGGTTAAGCTTTTTGCGATGGGCGATTTCAATGACCATCCCGTGAGCCCGTCACTTAAAAAACACCTTGGCGCTGTAGGTGACCCGAAAGAGCTTTCTGATTCTTCACCGTATTATAACTTAATGACAAAACTTTACAAGGCCGGCGTAGCTTCACTGGCTTACCGTGATGCACCGAATCTATTTGACCAAATCATCGTTTCCAAAAACTTGGTTTCTGATAAAATTTCTGATAAATATTCAATTTTCAAGGCTGAAATTTACGCTCCGCCTTATATGATAACCCGAGAGGGGCAGTGGAAGGGTTACCCGTTCCGCTCATGGAGTGGCGATGTGTATACAGGTGGGTACAGCGACCACTTTCCGGCCGTCGCGGTGGTACAGCGAGAATTTGTAAAGAAATAA